Genomic DNA from Amycolatopsis alba DSM 44262:
GATCCATCTCGTCGACGGTGCCCTCCAGCCGCTCCAGCACCCGCGGCGTGTGCTGGAGCGCGAGCCGCTCGGCCAGGGTCGGCTCGACGGTGGTCCGCAGGTCGAACAGCTTCTCGACCAGTTGCTCGTGTTCGGAGAACCAGCTTCGGAGCGGCTGTTCGTCGATGTTCTCGCGGACGTACGTGCCCGAACCCGGCCGCACCTGCACGTAGCCGATGGAGTCCAGCACCCGCAACGCCTGCCGCAGCGAACCGCGGCTGATCCCGAGCTGTTCGCAGAGCGCCCGTTCGGCAGGCAGTCTCGATCCGGCGGCGAGCCTGCCCGAATCGATCATCGTGCGCAGATGATCGACGGTCGCACTCCACACCTGCTCGCGCTCGTCGTCGGCCACGGACTCATCCTCGCAGGTTCGGCGGAACGCCAGGAAATGTCGGTGGGGGGTGCCATCATCTGACGAATGACTGGGGTGGCAGGACTGATCAAGGCATGGGTGCACGGCTGGGCGCTTTCCCGCGGTGTCGGGATCCCGGTGGCCGAACCGGACGGTTACCGGCTCGATGTCGGGCGTCCGGGGCATCGCGTGAGATATGTACTGGCGGACGCCGGGTCGGTCGAGCGCCGGGCTCGCGCGCTGACGGAGCCCGGCACCTGGCTGAAGGTGAGCGGTTCGCGTGAAGAGGTGGCGAAGACGGTTCCGCCGAGCTGGGAGGTCGGCCCACCGGAGTACCTGATGAGCGCTCCGCTCGCGGTGCGGCCCGTCATGGCCGCGCCCGAGCCGTACCGGGCGGAGCTGGTCGGCGACGGCGTGGTCACCGACGTGGTGGTGCGCGCGCCCGACGGCTCGCGCGCGGCCACCGGCCGGGTCGCGATAGCCGGCGGGACAGCGGTGATAGATCAGGTCGTGACGGAGCCCGAGCACCAGCGGCGGGGGCTCGGCCGGTTCGTCATGCGCAGGCTGGACGAGGTGGCGGTCGCGGCAGGGGCGGATCGTGCGGTCCTGGTCGCGACAGAAGAGGGACGGGCGCTGTACCTGACCCTCGGCTGGACGGTGGCCACGGAGATCACGGCGGCCCACCTGCCGGAGAAGAACTGACCGGCCTCGTCCGTGCCGTCCGGTGCGTCACGAATCATCGCCTCGGGCCGAACAAGACATAACGGACCTGCTGATTGTTCGACTAGACACATCCAGAGCGCGAAAGGAGGTAACGGTGCTTAGGGTGCGCAAGTGAGCGCTTTATGACGTGGTGGCACGCGGTAGTGATCTTCATCGCGGGGCTCTGGGCGGGCACCATCAACACGGTCGTCGGCTCGGGCACGCTGGTGACCTTCCCGGTCCTGGTCGCGCTCGGCTACTCGCCGCTGACGGCGACGACGTCCAACGCGATCGGCCTCGCCCCCGGCACGGTCAGCGGGGCGATCGGCTATCGCGACGAGCTGAAGGGCTACTGGCCCCAGGTCGCCAAGCTCGCCGTGGCGTCGTTCTTCGGCGCGATCTGCGGGACGATCCTGCTGCTCTCGCTGCCGAAGGACGCCTTCGAGACGATCGTGCCCGCGCTGGTCGGGCTCGCGGTGGTGCTCGTGATCGTCCAGCCGCGGGTGGCCGCCTGGGTCGCGAAGCGCCGCGAGGAGAACGGGAAGGTCCACAAGATCGGGCCGCTCCTGCTGTTCCTGATCTTCCTGATCGGCATCTACGGCGGATACTTCACGGCCGCGCAGGGCGTGATGATGGTGGCCGTGATGGGCATGCTGATGTCCGAGTCGCTGCAGCGCCTCAACGGCGTCAAGAACGCGCTTTCCGCTGTCGTGAACATCGTCGCCGGCGCGATCTACGCCTTCATCGCGCCGGTCAGCTGGCCCGTGGTCGGCCTGCTCGCGGTCGGATCGGTGATCGGCGGACAGATCGGCGCGAAGATCGGCCGCAAGCTCCCGCCGAAGGTGTTGCGCGGCGTGATCGTCGTGGTCGGCCTCGCCGCGATGGTGCAACTGCTCCTCAAATAGAAACGGCCCGCACCACGAAGGGCGGGCCGTCTGGAAGCGTTGTCAGCGCGGGAAGTCTCCGGCTGCCTCAAGGAAGAGGGCGTTCTCCTCGGGCGTCCCGATGGTCACTCGCGCGCCTTCGCCCGCGAAGGGGCGCACGATCAGCTTGCGCTCCAGCGCGTGCTCCGCGAACGCCGTCGTCCGCTCGCCCAGCGGCAGCCAGACGAAGTTCGCCTGCGTCTCCGGGACCTCGTAACCCTGGGCCACCAGGGCATCCCGCACGCGGGTCCGCTCCGAGATGATCTCCTTGCAGCGTTCCAGCAGTTCGTCGGCCGCGTCGAGGGAGGCGATGGCCGCCGCCTGGGCGATCAGGTTCACCGAGAACGCGACGTACACCTGCTTCAGCGCGACGGTGATCGCTTCCGGCGCCACCGCGTAACCCACGCGAAGACCGGCGAGGCCGTACGCCTTCGAGAACGTCCGCAGCACCGCGACGTTGTCCCTGCCGCGCGCCAGTTCGACGCCGTCGGGCACCTCGACGTCGGTCACGAACTCCTTGTACGCCTCGTCGAGCACGACGAGCACGTCCGAGGGCACCGCGTCGAGGAAGCGTTCCAGCTCCGCGCGCCGCAGGGCGGTCCCGGTCGGGTTGTTGGGGTTGCACACGAAGACCAGCCGCGTCTTCGGCGTGATCGCGGCGAGCATCGCGTCGAGATCCAACCCATGCTCGACCGTCAGCGGCACCTTCACGCTGACGGCGTTCGCCACCTGCGTGACGATCGGGTACGCCTCGAACGAACGCCACGGGAAGATGACCTCGTCACCGGGGCCGCACAGCGCCTGGATCATCTGCTGGCAAAGGGAAACCGAACCGCAGCCGACGGCGATCCGCTCGACGGGCTCGTTCAGTTCGCGGGCGAGCCGCTCGACGAGCGCGGACGCCGTGATGTCCGGGTACCGGTTGATGCCCTGCGCGGTCTCGGCTATGGCCTGCGCCACACTCGGCAGCGGTCCACCGGGGACCTCGTTGCTCGCCAGCTTGATCGCACCCTGGATTGTCCGGCCAGGGACGTACTTCGGCAACGATTCGAGATCCGCACGCGGCGAAACAGGGGACATCTTCGGCGCTCCTACGTCGGGGGGACGGTTTCGACACCGTATCCTCCCGCGCTGCGGCAAGCTCCGAATATTTACCTAAGAGTGGTCTGATGGAGGAATGACCCTGACGACCACGGTGGAACACCAGCATGCCGACGGCCACACGCTGCGCCTGACCTTCGCCGAACCGGATGGCGTCGTCCGAGGCGGGCTCGTGGTGCTGCATGAGGAGACCGAAGAGGTCGAAGAGGGTCTGAGCCTGCTCCTGGCCGGGCTCGCCGGCGAAGGCTGGCTCACCGTCACCCCGCATCTCGACCGCGACAACCTCACGCAGCAGGACCTGCTCGAAGCCACCGACGCGACGCTCGCCTGGCTCGCCGAACGCGGTGTCCAGGCGGATCTCGTCGGTGTCGTCGGTTTCGACCTCGGCGGGACGGCCGCGCTGGTCGTGGCGTCGAACCGCAGGCTGGGCGCGGCGGTCAGCGTCGGCGGGCAGGGTGTCACCGGGCTGCCGGTCCTCGTCGAGATCGCGGGACGGCTCACCAGTCCGTGGCTCGGCATGTACGGCGACGCGGGCGACGAGGAGGGTGGCGCCGAGGTCGAACAGCTGCGTGACGCGGCGGCGACGGCGAGCGTCGCGACGAACGTCGTCCACTACCCAGGCGCCAACCACCGCTTCGACGCGGACCCGGACGCCGCCGCGGAGGCCTGGCAGCGCACGTTGAATTGGTTCGACGCCCACCTGCGCTGACTCCATTCGCGCTAACATCTCCCTTGAATGTGACAGGGGAGGGTCAAATGGCACAGCCACCCAAGGTTCCCGCGACACCACAAGCCGCATTCGGAGCGTCGGCTCCGGCCTTGGCACCCGTGGCGGGCCAGATCCGGGACACCAAGACCGCTGCCAAGAAGGGGACCGTCAAGGTCACCGAGGACGCCGCCAAGAAGCTCGTCGACGCGCTGCTCAAAGCGCGTCACGAGCTGAACGCGCTGATCAAGGACTCGACCGAGTTCAAAGCACCCCTGAAACTGGGCGACAACTTCGTCGGGCACACGATGAGCGAACGCTTCCAGGGCGCCGCGACCGAGGGGACCGAAGGCGCCGTGCCCGTCCTCGAGGACTTCGCCGTGGTGCTCAAGGACTTCCAGCTCACCGTGATGGCGGCGCGGAAGATGTACGTCGCCGCGGACGAGGAAGGCCAGGAGCAGCTGCAACGGGTCGCCCGCCGGTTCGACATGGAGGACATCGTCGAGCACGAGCGGAAGGACGAGCACTGATGCGCATCCTGCCCTCGCCGTGGCCGCCGCCGGAGCCCGAGCCCGGCCCCGATCACCTCGGCGCCGACATCGACTGGATGAGCTACTCGCACCGCGAGCTCTACGAAATGGTCCACAACGAGCTGGACCTGGCGAGCGCGGAAGCCGTCGCCGCGCAGTGGGCGAAGATCAGCGCGTTCCTCGACCGGGTCGGCACCGAACTCAGGGCGGCCATCGTCGCCACCGCCGACGGCTGGACGGGCGAAGGCGCGGACAGGGCCCGTGACGCCGCGATCAAACTCGTCGACTGGGCAGGCGAGACAGGCTGGCGCGCGGAGAACGTCGCGAACTGCGTGCGCCGTCAGGCGGACCTCGCCGAGACAGCCCGGCGCACGATGCCCGAGCCACCGGGGACCGCCCCGCGGCCCAAGGTGCCGGAGCCGCCGAGACGCCGTCCGATCCCGGTCTCCGATTCGACGCAGGCCATGTCGGCCGCGTCGCCGTCGAAATCCGGCTTCGCCGAGGCCGGGCGGATCGTCGCCGAACCCACTGACGAGAGCTCGCAGGACCTGCACCGTCAGGCCGCCGACGTGATGACACGGATGCAGCGCAACTCCGGCGAGGTCTACGAGAGCGTCCCTCGCTTCACCTCGTACGGCAAGCAGCCGCAGCTCCTCAAGACACCCGAAGAGCCGGAACCGAAACCCAAGCCGGAACCGGTGCCGGTGCCGGTCCCGCCGCCGGACGACTCGACGCACCGCAGCGCCACCGACGATGCCGCTCCGATCCAGGTGCGGGAGCCGGTCGAGGCACCACGCTCGCCCGGTGCGAGCAGCGGCGCCTACGTCCCGCCGCCGCCCGGCACCTCCGGCGGAACCCAGGAGCAGCTCGGACAGGGCAACCGATCCGGCGTCGGCGGCTTCGGGCCATCGGGACAACCAGGTCAGGTCGCCGGGACACGGGCTGCGGCCGCGGGCATGGGCGGTTTCGGCGGGATGCCGATGGGGATGGCGGGTGCACAAGGGCGGCAAGGCGAGGAAGACCAGCACAAGGCGCCCGGCTACCTCGTCGAGGACTCCGACATCTGGGGGCTCAGCGGACAGGTGACGCCGCCGGTCATCGGCGAAGACCCGAGGGGAGGCCGCTGATGGACTGGATCCGGTTGCACATCGGCGAGCTGTTCCTGCTCTGGTCGGCGCACGGCCGCGACGAACTGCCCGCGGTGCTGGAGATCCCGCACGCCGGGCGGACGCCGGAGTTCCGGGCGGAACTGGTGGCCACGGCGAGCCGCACGCTGGCGGAACGCGGCCTCGGCACGGTGGAGGCGCCCGCGCCTGGGCTGGTGGGGCTGCTGCACACCCTCGCGAACAGCGAACTGACGCTGGACCTGCGGCTCGACGGCGACCCGGCGTACCGGGCCGTCGGCTGCGTGTCCGATCGCGGCGCCGTCGCGATCGGTGTCTCGGGCACCGATGTCGAGTTGTCGGCACTGCGGGAACCGCTCGTCGCCGCGACCCTGCTGCAGGCGTTGCCGCCGTGCGAGCAGGGGCGGGGCCTGTCGGTCAACCTGCGCGTCGACGACTACACGGCCGCGTGCGAGGCGGGGGAGAGCGGCGGACAGCCGGCGTTCTCCGACGTCCTGCGCGACGCCGGGCTGCGGGAACCCGAGGTCATCGTGATGGTGCGGATCGCGACCCAGCGGATCGGCAGCGGTCGGCTCGGCGCGACCAGGAAGTCGTGGGAGGGCCGCTGGGTGCGCGGAGAGGGTACGTTGACCTGGGTCGACACCCCCGACGGCCGCTACGGTCTCCGCCGCGACCGAGGCTGGCTGACCATCACCCCGCTCGACGCGGGCCGTCTCAAGACGATGGCGTACGAGCTGTTCACGGGGGCTCGCCAAGTAGGTTAACGAAGGTTAACATCGCGGGGTGACGCACACCGCCGACGCCCCCGAAGTGCTCTGGCGCCCCGAGCCGAGCCGCCTGTCCGACACCAAGATCGACGCGTTCCGCCAGTGGCTGCGCGCCGAACGCGGCGTGGAAGTCGACGACTACAACGCGTTGTGGGAGTTCTCCGTGCAGCGCGGGCCGGAGTTCTGGTCGGCCGTCGGCGACTTCCTCGGCCTGCGCTGGCACGACGAGCCCGGTGAGGTGCTCACCGGCGAGATGCCGAACGCCCGGTGGTTCGAGGGCGGCACGCTGAACTACGCCGAGCACTCGCTCATGCCCGGCGTCGCGGGCGCCGCGAAGGCCGACGACGAGGTCGCCGTGATCTTCCACCGCGAAGACGGCCTCTCGTCGCAGCTGACCTACGGTGCCCTGCGTTCCGCCGTCGCCTCCGCGCGGGAAGGGCTGCGAAAGCTGGGAGTGTCCAAGGGAGACAGGGTCGTCGCGCTGGCGCCGAACTGCCCGCAGACCCTGATCGCCTTCCTCGCCACCGCGAGCCTCGGCGCGATCTGGTCGTCGTGCTCGCCGGACTTCGGTGTCCGCGCGATCACCGACCGCTTCGCGCAGATCGAGCCGAAGGTGCTGATCGCGGTCAACGGCTACGTCTACAATGGACGGTGGTTCGACAGCCGGTCGACGGTGAACTCGTTGCGGGACGAGATCTCCACCCTCGAAGCGACCGTGCTCATCGACTACGCCGGCGGCCGTCTCGACGGCACCCTCGACTGGGACACCCTGCTCGCCGACAACGACGGCGCGGAACTGGCCTTCGAGCCCGTCGAATTCGGCCACCCGCTGTGGGTCCTGTACTCCTCGGGGACCACCGGCCTGCCGAAGGGCATCGTCCACGGGCACGGCGGGATCACCCTCGAACACCTCAAAGCCCTTGCGCTGCAAAGCGATCTCGGTCCAGGTGACCGGTTCTTCTGGTTCACCACCACCGGCTGGATGATGTGGAACTTCCTCATCTCCGGCCTGCTGACCGGAACCACGATCGTGCTGTTCGACGGCAGCCCCGGCAGCCCGGACCTCAACGTGCTGTGGCACTTGGCCGAACAGCACCGCGTCACCTACTTCGGCACGTCGGCGCCGTACATCCAGAGTTGTCTGAAGGCCGGGATCAAACCGGCGGAGCGGTACGACCTCACCGCGTTGCGGGCCTTGGGATCCACCGGTGCGCCGCTCAGCGTCGAAGGATTCCGGTGGATCGTCGACGAGGTCGGCAAACGCGTCCAGATCTGCTCGGTGTCCGGCGGCACGGACCTGTGCGCGGCGTTCGTCGCGGCGGCCCCGGACGTCCCGGTCTGGCTGGGCGAGCTGTCGGTGCGCTCGCTCGGCGCCGCCGTCGCCGCTTTCGACGAGGACGGGAAGCCGGTGGTGGAGACGGTCGGCGAACTGGTGATCACCCAGCCGATGCCGTCGATGCCGGTGTTCTTCTGGAACGACCCGGACGGCTCACGGCTGCGCGAGGCGTACTTCGAGATGTATCCGGGGATCTGGCGGCACGGCGACTGGATCCGGATCACCGGACGCGGCTCCGCGGTCATCTACGGGCGCAGCGACTCGACGTTGAATCGTGGCGGCGTCCGGATGGGTACGGCCGAGTTCTACCGGGTCGTCGAGTCGTTCGACCAGGTCGCGGACTCGCTCGTGATCGACACGTCGGCGGCCGGGAACGAGGACGGGCAACTGCTGTGCTTCCTCGTGCTGGCCGACGGCGCGTCACTCGACGAGGTCGAGCCCGCCCTGCGCAAGGAGCTGCGAGGGGCTCTCTCGCCGCGGCACGTGCCCGACCGGTTCGTCCAGGTGCGCGAGGTGCCCCGGACGCTCAACGGCAAGAAATGCGAGGTTCCGGTCAAGAAGATCCTTTCGGGGGTTTCACCTGACCGTGCCGTCAGCCGGGATGCGCTCCTGAACCCCGACGCCCTTGTACCGTTCGTAGAACTGGCAAGGAGTTAGGCCGCGTCCTGCGAGTCACGTTCGCGGTCTCCGCGCCCAGGCGGCCCATCGAAAAGACTCACAGGACACGACCTGACGGGGGCAGAACTTGGCGGGCGTTTGGCGGGTGGCGGGTGCCACCTCGGTCGTGGCGATCACCTGGGTGACACGGCTGGCCGGACTGCTGGCCCTGGTCTCGGTGCTGGTCCCGGCCGGGCGTCGCACCCTGCGCGGACACGTCGCCGTATGGCTGGAACTGCCGCACGAGGCCACGGTCGGCGCGGCCACGGTCGCGCTGGTGACCGGGGTGCTGCTGATGCTGCTCGCCACCGGCCTCAAACGACGCAAACGCCGGGCCTGGCAGCTGGCGGTCGCCGCCGCGGCGCTGCTGACGGTGTCGCATTTCGGGCTGCGTCACGTCCTGGGCCCCGGCCTCGTTTCGCTCGCGCTGCTGATCGCCCTGATCGCGACGCGGCGGTATTTCATCGCGCTCCCCGACCCGGTGACGGGAAGGTGGCGCGCGGTCCGGGTCTTCCTGCAGCTGACGGTGGCCGGGGTCGCGATCAACTTCGTGCTGCTGTCGGTCGCGCGGGCGGTGGAACCCCTGGACGTCGGCGACCGGCTGGCGCAGTCGGTGCTGGCACTGGTCGGCGTCAGCGGCCCCGCCGTGTTCCGCGCGCTGTGGCTGGAGGACCTGTCGGCGGCCGTCGGGGTGTTGTTCGGCATCGCCGCGGTCCTGCCGGCGGCGTACTTCCTGCTCCGTTCCGCCGAACCCGCCCCGGAACTGACCGACGACGAGGTCGAGCGGCTCAGGGCGCTGCTGGACGAGCGGGACTCGCTGGGGTACTTCGCCCTGCGCCGGGACAAGTTCGTGGTCTTCTCGAAGTCAGGGAAGGCCGCGGTGACCTATCGCGTGATCGCCGGTGTCGCACTGTGCTCGGCGGACCCCCTCGGCGAC
This window encodes:
- a CDS encoding FadR/GntR family transcriptional regulator, producing the protein MADDEREQVWSATVDHLRTMIDSGRLAAGSRLPAERALCEQLGISRGSLRQALRVLDSIGYVQVRPGSGTYVRENIDEQPLRSWFSEHEQLVEKLFDLRTTVEPTLAERLALQHTPRVLERLEGTVDEMDQAAADGDMLRVIAADAEFHRVIAGNAGNDDVTDLLRSVLSLVGEERRAALRLPGQIRKAVDEHRAILEAIRRSDAAAARDITRRHLLDAKTYVHDYTARD
- a CDS encoding acetoacetate--CoA ligase, which produces MTHTADAPEVLWRPEPSRLSDTKIDAFRQWLRAERGVEVDDYNALWEFSVQRGPEFWSAVGDFLGLRWHDEPGEVLTGEMPNARWFEGGTLNYAEHSLMPGVAGAAKADDEVAVIFHREDGLSSQLTYGALRSAVASAREGLRKLGVSKGDRVVALAPNCPQTLIAFLATASLGAIWSSCSPDFGVRAITDRFAQIEPKVLIAVNGYVYNGRWFDSRSTVNSLRDEISTLEATVLIDYAGGRLDGTLDWDTLLADNDGAELAFEPVEFGHPLWVLYSSGTTGLPKGIVHGHGGITLEHLKALALQSDLGPGDRFFWFTTTGWMMWNFLISGLLTGTTIVLFDGSPGSPDLNVLWHLAEQHRVTYFGTSAPYIQSCLKAGIKPAERYDLTALRALGSTGAPLSVEGFRWIVDEVGKRVQICSVSGGTDLCAAFVAAAPDVPVWLGELSVRSLGAAVAAFDEDGKPVVETVGELVITQPMPSMPVFFWNDPDGSRLREAYFEMYPGIWRHGDWIRITGRGSAVIYGRSDSTLNRGGVRMGTAEFYRVVESFDQVADSLVIDTSAAGNEDGQLLCFLVLADGASLDEVEPALRKELRGALSPRHVPDRFVQVREVPRTLNGKKCEVPVKKILSGVSPDRAVSRDALLNPDALVPFVELARS
- a CDS encoding phosphatidylglycerol lysyltransferase domain-containing protein — its product is MAGATSVVAITWVTRLAGLLALVSVLVPAGRRTLRGHVAVWLELPHEATVGAATVALVTGVLLMLLATGLKRRKRRAWQLAVAAAALLTVSHFGLRHVLGPGLVSLALLIALIATRRYFIALPDPVTGRWRAVRVFLQLTVAGVAINFVLLSVARAVEPLDVGDRLAQSVLALVGVSGPAVFRALWLEDLSAAVGVLFGIAAVLPAAYFLLRSAEPAPELTDDEVERLRALLDERDSLGYFALRRDKFVVFSKSGKAAVTYRVIAGVALCSADPLGDPEAWPGAIEEYLDVCRRYAWTPATMGCSELGATVFARFGLEVLEIGDEAVVDTATFTLEGRVMRGVRQAVSRTKRAGYTVRVRKAEDLSPSELDELRALAATWRGTDTERGFSMALGRMGDPGSVLVTAEHEGRVRGVLQFVPWGQKDLSMDVMRRDRTADNGINELMISELLLTTPAQHVSLNFAAFRAVLEQGQRIGAGPVARLSARTLRFFSRWIQIETLYRFNAKFQPRWVPRYLAYPAARDLPRVGIAVFEAEGLGGRPSGLLRALRRI
- the hisC gene encoding histidinol-phosphate transaminase — translated: MSPVSPRADLESLPKYVPGRTIQGAIKLASNEVPGGPLPSVAQAIAETAQGINRYPDITASALVERLARELNEPVERIAVGCGSVSLCQQMIQALCGPGDEVIFPWRSFEAYPIVTQVANAVSVKVPLTVEHGLDLDAMLAAITPKTRLVFVCNPNNPTGTALRRAELERFLDAVPSDVLVVLDEAYKEFVTDVEVPDGVELARGRDNVAVLRTFSKAYGLAGLRVGYAVAPEAITVALKQVYVAFSVNLIAQAAAIASLDAADELLERCKEIISERTRVRDALVAQGYEVPETQANFVWLPLGERTTAFAEHALERKLIVRPFAGEGARVTIGTPEENALFLEAAGDFPR
- a CDS encoding PPE domain-containing protein, which produces MRILPSPWPPPEPEPGPDHLGADIDWMSYSHRELYEMVHNELDLASAEAVAAQWAKISAFLDRVGTELRAAIVATADGWTGEGADRARDAAIKLVDWAGETGWRAENVANCVRRQADLAETARRTMPEPPGTAPRPKVPEPPRRRPIPVSDSTQAMSAASPSKSGFAEAGRIVAEPTDESSQDLHRQAADVMTRMQRNSGEVYESVPRFTSYGKQPQLLKTPEEPEPKPKPEPVPVPVPPPDDSTHRSATDDAAPIQVREPVEAPRSPGASSGAYVPPPPGTSGGTQEQLGQGNRSGVGGFGPSGQPGQVAGTRAAAAGMGGFGGMPMGMAGAQGRQGEEDQHKAPGYLVEDSDIWGLSGQVTPPVIGEDPRGGR
- a CDS encoding ESX secretion-associated protein EspG, coding for MDWIRLHIGELFLLWSAHGRDELPAVLEIPHAGRTPEFRAELVATASRTLAERGLGTVEAPAPGLVGLLHTLANSELTLDLRLDGDPAYRAVGCVSDRGAVAIGVSGTDVELSALREPLVAATLLQALPPCEQGRGLSVNLRVDDYTAACEAGESGGQPAFSDVLRDAGLREPEVIVMVRIATQRIGSGRLGATRKSWEGRWVRGEGTLTWVDTPDGRYGLRRDRGWLTITPLDAGRLKTMAYELFTGARQVG
- a CDS encoding dienelactone hydrolase family protein — encoded protein: MTLTTTVEHQHADGHTLRLTFAEPDGVVRGGLVVLHEETEEVEEGLSLLLAGLAGEGWLTVTPHLDRDNLTQQDLLEATDATLAWLAERGVQADLVGVVGFDLGGTAALVVASNRRLGAAVSVGGQGVTGLPVLVEIAGRLTSPWLGMYGDAGDEEGGAEVEQLRDAAATASVATNVVHYPGANHRFDADPDAAAEAWQRTLNWFDAHLR
- a CDS encoding sulfite exporter TauE/SafE family protein, whose amino-acid sequence is MTWWHAVVIFIAGLWAGTINTVVGSGTLVTFPVLVALGYSPLTATTSNAIGLAPGTVSGAIGYRDELKGYWPQVAKLAVASFFGAICGTILLLSLPKDAFETIVPALVGLAVVLVIVQPRVAAWVAKRREENGKVHKIGPLLLFLIFLIGIYGGYFTAAQGVMMVAVMGMLMSESLQRLNGVKNALSAVVNIVAGAIYAFIAPVSWPVVGLLAVGSVIGGQIGAKIGRKLPPKVLRGVIVVVGLAAMVQLLLK
- a CDS encoding GNAT family N-acetyltransferase, with translation MAGLIKAWVHGWALSRGVGIPVAEPDGYRLDVGRPGHRVRYVLADAGSVERRARALTEPGTWLKVSGSREEVAKTVPPSWEVGPPEYLMSAPLAVRPVMAAPEPYRAELVGDGVVTDVVVRAPDGSRAATGRVAIAGGTAVIDQVVTEPEHQRRGLGRFVMRRLDEVAVAAGADRAVLVATEEGRALYLTLGWTVATEITAAHLPEKN